In Microbacterium sp. No. 7, the genomic window CAGGCGACCGCCGCGTCGAACGCTGGCGGCACCGGCTCGAGCCCGGCACCGGCAAGGCCGTCGAGGTGCGTGCGGGCCAGATCCTGCGCATCGCCCAGGTCGAGGGCAACCAGTGCGCCGACCTCAACGCCTTCAGCCTCGACGACTACCGCGAGGTGCTGCACGTCGGCCGCACGCGCACGCTGCACGGCATCCATCCCTCCCAGGGCGACCTGCTGTGGTCGGCGCCGCCGCGCGAGCGCGCCATGATGCTCGTCCTCACCGACACCGCGCGGCTCAACGACACGCTCTTCCCGCGCTGCAGCGCGAACATGTACGAGTCGATGTTCGGCTTCGCCGAGCACACCAACTGCGCCGACATCCAGGCCGAGGCGCAGCGCGAGTACGGGCTCACGCCCGACGACGTGCACGACTCGTTCAACCTGTTCATGGGCACGCGCGTGAACCCCGACGGCACGTGCGAGGTCGTGCGGCAGCAGACGTCGCCCGACGACCACGTCGAGCTGCTCGCCCTGATGGACCTGCTCGTCGTGCCGAACGTGTGCGGCAACGACATCTTCAGCACCAGCAACTACGCGCTGCGCCCCCTCGACCTGCTCCTCTTCGACGCGGCCGCGAGCGACCTCGAACGGGTTCCGCCGCTGCGCGAGTATGCGACCCAGCGCACGCCGCGCGACTTCCTGCAGCCCCGCATCCGCACCGAGCGCACGCTCTCGCGCGACCCCGGCTACGTGCCGCGGTTCCCGCGCACGCCCGTCGGCCTGCACCGCCTCGAGATCGACCTCGACCCGCACGACACGGCCCTCTTCGCGCGGCTCGCGCGCACCGACCTCTACGGCGCCGACGACGACGCGGCCCTGCGCGACCTCGTCCTCAGCTGGTGGGTCGGCAGCCACGCCTGACGCCGCCCGCGCCTCCCCCTCGACCGCGATCCCACACCGACAGGAGATCCCCATGTCCGCACGACCCCTCCGCGCCGCCGCCGCGGCGAGCGCGCTCGCCCTCACGGCATCCGCTCTCGCCGCCTGCTCCCCCGCCGGCGGGACGCCCGCGGCGACCGGCGCTCCGCCCGAGCTCACGATCGGCTCCGTCGACCTGTCGGGCGTGTGCCCCGACACCGTCGTCATCCAGACCGACTGGAACCCGCAGGCCGAGCAGGGCGGCCTGTTCCACCTGCTCGGCGACGACGCGACGATCGACGCCTCCGCCAAGACGGTGCACGGTCCGCTCTACGCCCGGGGCGAATGGACCGGCGTCGACGTCGAGATCCGCGCCGGCGGGCCGGCGATCGGCTTCGGCAGCGTGCCGGCCCAGATGCACCTCGATCCCGACATCCTGCTCGGCTGGGTGAACACCGACGAGGCGATCGCGGGCTCCGCCGAGGTTCCGACGACGGCGGTGCTGGCATCCTTCGAGAAGGCGCCGTGGATCATCATGTGGGACCCCGGGACCTACCCCGAGGTGCAGACGATCGCCGACCTCGCGGCGACCGACGCGACCGTGCGCTACTTCGGCGGCACGACGTACATGGACTACCTGGTGGGCTCGGGGATCCTGCGCGCCGACCAGCTCGACAGCTCGTACGACGGCACGCCCGCGAACTTCGTCGCCGCGCAGGGCGCCGACGCGCAGCAGGGCTTCGCGACCGTCGAGCCGTGGGTCTACGAGCACGCGATCGAGCCCTGGATGAAGCCCGTCGGCTACCAGCTCGTCGCCGACACCGGCTACCCGATCTACGCCGTCGCGCTGTCGGTGCGCAGCGACGACGTCACCGCGCAGGCCGACTGCCTGAGCGCCCTGATCCCCGTCGTCCAGCAGTCGACGGTCGACTACTTCGCCGACCCCGCGGCGACGAACGCCCTCATCGTCGCGGCCGTCGACGCGTACGACAACGGCTGGGTCTACCCGCGCGAGCTCGCCGACAGCTCCGCGACGCAGCAGCGCGCCCTCGGCCTCGCCGCGAACGGACCCGACGGCGTGTTCGGATCCTTCGACCCCGGCCGCATCGACGAGGTGCTGTCGATCGTGACCCCGCTCATGACGGATGCCGGGGTGACCGTCGCCGACGGACTCGGCGCCGACGACCTCGCGACGAACGAGTTCCTCGACCCGGCCATCGCGCTGCCGTAGGGGGCGCGGGGCTGCGCGGCGAGAGGCGGCAGGCGGAGCCGAGAAGCAGTGGGCGCTCGTTGCCGCATCCTCTCGGGCGAGGCGGCCACCACTGCCCGGCATCCGCGGCCCTCGGGAAGCAGTGGGCGCTTGTTGCCGCATCCTCTCGGACGAGGCGGCGACAAGCGCCCACGACTCGACGGGCGGGATGCGACGACCGGGCGGATGCCACGACCGGGCGGATGCCACGACCGGGCGGATGCCGCAGTGCAGCCCGACGCCGGATGCCGCGCACCGCGGCATCCACCGCACTACGCGCGCAGGCGCTCGGTGAGCGCGAGCCGCACGGTCGGCCACTCGCGGTCGATGATCGAGAAGACGACGGTGTCGCGCACCGTGCCGTTGTCGAGGATGCGGTGGTTGCGCAGCACGCCGTCCTGCTTGGCGCCGAGCTTCGCGATCGCCGCGCGCGACTGCCGGTTGTGCCAGTGCGTGCGGAACTCGACCGCGATGCAGCCGAGGTCGTCGAACGCGCGCCGCAGCAGGAGCAGCTTCGCGGCGGGGTTGATGCCAGTGCCCTGCGCCGAACGGGCGATCCAGGTCGAGCCGATCTCGAGGCGCCGGTGCGCCGCGTCGATGTTGAGGTACGTCGTCATGCCGACGGCACGGTCGGTGCGCGGGTCGACGATCGCCCACGGCGCGGTCGTGCCCGCGCGGTGCTGCGCGAGCTTCGCCTCGATCGCCGCGGCCATCGCGTCGGGCGACGGCACGTGCGTGAACCACGCGCGCCACAGCTCGCCGTCGCTCACGGCCGCGACCAGGTCGTCGTGATGACCACGGCTCAGCGGCTCCAGCCGCACGGGGGTGGTCTGGAGCGCAGGGTCGTTCTGCAGCACGGGCACATCCAGGAATCCCACCCGCCCACGATAGCCCCGCGCGGACGCCCCGTGGCATGATCCGACCCGCGGGCACCCCGTGGCGTGATCCGACCGCGGCGAAGTGCGGGTGCGCGCCCACGGCATCCACACTTTGCCGCGGTTGGATCAAGGGTGTCGGGAGACGCCGGCGCTCGACCGCGGCGAAGTGCGGGTAGCGCTGGCTCGCACCCGCACTTTGCCGCGGTTGAAAATGAGGGACTGAGGGGCTGAGAGGGCGAGGGGGCTGGGGCTGGGGCTGGGGCTCGGGCTGGGGCTGAGGCTGAGGGCAGCACCGGCGCGGTAGGCTCGCGAGTCATGGCGATAGGCGCGACGATCCACACGTTCGATGTGCAGCTGGCCGACGTGGATCGCGGCGTGTACGAGGACTTCTCGCTGCGCGCGGCCCGGCATCCCTCCGAGACGGATGCCTTCATGGTGACCCGCGTGCTCGCGTACTGCCTCGAGCACGAGGAGGGCATCGCGTTCGGCGCCGGCGGCATCGCCTCGACCGAGGAGCCCGCCGTGCTCGTGCGCGACCTCACGGGCCGCGTCACGGCGTGGATCGAGGTCGGCGCCCCCGACGCGCAGCGCCTGCACTTCGGCAGCAAGCTCGCCGACCGCACGGCCGTCTACACGCATCGCGACCCCGCGAAGCTCATCGCCTCGTGGGAGGGCAAGCCGATCCACCGCGCGGCCGACATCGTCGTGCGCTCGTTCGACCCGGGCTTCGTGGATGCCGTCGCCGCCGCGCTCGCGCGCCGCAACACGCTGTCGGTCTCGGTCACCGAGGGTCAGCTCTACCTGGAGCTGGGCGGCACGACCCTGGCATCCGCCATCCACGAGCACCGCGCGGGCTGAGGCGGGCTCGCGCGACGCGATCCATCCGTCCCGGGATGCCGCTCGACCGGCGGATGCCGACACGTCCGGCCGGATGAATCACCCCACTCACCCCACCACCGGCTCATCCGGCCGAGGATGCCACCCAACCGGCCGCTCCTGACGCCTCCGGCCGGATGAGGCGCGGCCCCGACTACAGCCGCGGGTCGATCGCGTCGGACTCCAGGGCGAGCACGCCGAAGACCGCCTCGTGCACGCGCCACAGGGGCTCGCGCGCGACGAACCGGCGCAGCGCCTCCAGGCCCAGGGCGTACTCGCGGGCGGCGAGCGCGCGCTTGCGGCCCGTGTCGCGGTCGCGCAGGCGCACGAGGTTCGCGGCATCCGTGTAGTCGGGCCCGTAGACGATGCGCAGGTACTCGCGCCCGCGCACCTTGATGCCCGGCTGCGCGAGCCCCTTCTCGGTGCGCACGAGGCCCGCGAACGGCTTCACGACCATGCCCTCGCCGCCGCGCGCGGTCAGCCGCTCCCACCACTCCACGGCCGCGGCCTCGCCGACGCACTCGGTCGACGACGCGCCCACCGCCGCATCCTCGGTCGACGACGCGCCCACCGCCGCGCCCTCAACCACCGACGCACCCGACGCACCCGACGCACGCGTCCCCGCACCCTCAACCACCGCCGCGCCCGCCGCATCGCCGGGCACCCCGGCCGCGGCGCCCGCCAGTGACACCCGCAGCCGCGCGGTGGGCGCGATCAGGTCGGGCGCGGCCGCGACGAGCCGGTCGGCGAGTGCGAGGTGCCAGCCGTGGTCGCGCTCCTCGAACGTCGCGTCGCCCGCCGCGAGCACCTGGAACGGCGCGAACCGCACCTCGCCCTCGGGTCCGACGTAGCGGCGATACGCGTCGCGGAACCGCGTCACGTTGTCGGCCCGCGCGTCGGTGCGGTCCCGCAGCGCCGACACGTCGATGCCGGATGCCGCGGCGCGCGCGAGCGCATCCCGCGCGGCCGTCGTCGCCGCGATGCCCGCCGCGGCGACCGACGCGTAGAGGTCGCGCACGAGGTCGCCGGCCTTGAGCGACCAGGGCAGGATCTCGCCGTCGAGCACGGCCCAGTCGGCGTCCAGCTCGGCCCAGATGCCGGAGCCCTCGAGCGCGGCATCCATCCGCTCGAGGAACGCGGCCTCGACGTCGGGCGCGAAGAACGGCCGTCCCGTGCGGGTGTGCACGACGCCGCGCCACCCCTCCGGCGCGCCGAACCGCCCCGGGTTCCGCGAGACGAGCACGACGGCGCGCGAGCCCATGTGCTTCTCCTCGCAGATCACGTCGGTCACGCCCTGCTCGCGGAAGGAGCGGAACGCCTCGTCGGGATGCTCGAGGTATCCGTCCCGCGCCGACGCGTTCGGCGGCGACATCGTCGGCGGCAGGTAGACGAGCCAGCGGGGATCGGTCGCCCAGCGGCTCATCGTCTCCAGGCCGCCCGCCGACTGCTCCTCGCGCACGCCGATCCGGCCGTGGATGCCGGTCTCGACGAGCAGCCGGCCCTGCACGTCGGAGAGGTTCAGCACGCCCGGCTCGCGCTGCGGCGCTCCCTCCGCCACCGCCAGCGGCCTGATCGGCTCGTACCAGACCCGCTCGGCGGGCACCGACACGACCTCGCGCTCGGGGTAGCGCATGGCCGACAGCGCCCCGCCGAACACGCAGCCGGTGTCGAGGCACGCGGTGTTGTTGACCCACTCGACCGTCGGCACGGGCGTGTGCCCGTAGAGCACGACGGCCTCGCCGCGGTAGTCCTGCGCCCACGGGTAGCGCACGGGCAGCCCGAACTCGTCGGTCTCGCCCGTCGTCTCGCCGTACAGCGCGAAGGCGCGCACGCGGCCCGACGCCCGCCCGTGGTACTGCTCCTTGAGCCCCGCGTGCGCGACGACGAGCCGGCCGTCGTCGAGCACGAGGTGCGAGACGAGGTCGTAGCAGAACGCGGCGACCTCCTCGCGGAACTCCTCGGACTCGCCCGCGAGCTGCGCGAGGGTCTCGCCGAGCCCGTGCGAGATCGTGACCTTGCCGCCCGTGCCGCCGCCCCGGCCGCCGCGCAGCGCGCGCACCAGCTTGGCCTCGTGGTTCCCCGGCACGGCCAGGGCGTGGCCCGCGGCGACCATCCCCATCGCGAGCCGCAGCACGCCCACGACGTCGGGCCCGCGGTCGACGAGGTCGCCGACGAAGACGACGCGCCGCCCCTCGGGGTGCGCGGCGTCGACCGGGCGCCCGTGCGCGTCGCGGGCGAGCGTGTAGCCGAGGCGTTCCAGCAGCGTCTCGAGCTCGCTGCGGCATCCGTGCACGTCGCCGACGACGTCGAACGGCCCGCGCTCGTCGCGGCGATCGTTCAGCAGCCTCGTGCGCTCGATCGTCGCGGACGCCACGTCGTCGGGCGTGCGCAGCACGTGCACCCTGCGGAAGCCCTCCCGGCCGAGGTGCCGCAGGCCGCGGCGCAGCTGGTCGCCCTGCCGCTTCACGACGCTCGCGGGGATGGTGCGGTCGGTGCGCTCCGCGTTGCGGGCGATGGACAGCGCCTCGGGCAGGTCGAAGACGATCGCGACGGGCAGCACGTCGTGCGCCTTCGCGAGGTCGACGAGCGCCCGGCGAGCGGCGGGCTGCACGCTCGTCGCGTCGACGACGGTGAGGAGCCCGGCATCCAGTCGCTTGCCGGCGACGTAGAGCAGGGCGTCGAACGCCGCCGCCGTCACCGACTGATCGGACTCGTCGCCGCCGACGAGCCCGCGGAACACGTCGCTCGACAGCGTCTCGTACGGCCCGAAGTGCTCTCGCGCGAAGGTCGACTTGCCGGAGCCCGACGTGCCGACGAGCACGACGAGCGAGAGGGCGGGGACGTCGAGCACGGTCATGCGGCGGCCTCCCGACGGAACAGGGCGAGCTGCGTCGCGGGCCCGAGCGTCGCGTCCTCGGGACCGACCGGGCGGAGCTCGACCGTGTAGCCCCGGCGGGCGCCCACGCCCTCGGCCCACGCCCGGAACTGCGCGCGCGTCCACTCGAAGCGGTGGTCGTCGTGCCGGAGGGCGCCGTTCGCGAGGCGCGGGTAGAGCGCGTTGTACTCCGCGTTGGGCGTCGTGACGACGACCGATGCCGGGTGCACACCGGCGAACACGGCGTCTTCGAGCGCGGCCAGGCGCGACGGGTCGACGTGCTCGATCACCTCCATGAGCACCATCGCGTCGTGGCCGGCGAGGCGCTCGTCGCGGTAGACGACGGAGCCGTGCAGCAGTGCGATGCGCTCGCGCTCGGCGTCGGACGCCTCGTCGAGCCGCAGCACGCGGGCCGCCTGCTCCAGGGAGCGGACGGAGACGTCGACGCCGACGATCCGGGTGAACGACCGGTCCTTCGCGAGGCGCGAGAGCAGGGCGCCCTGGCCGCAGCCCATGTCGACGACGCGGCGGGCACCGGCATCCTTCAGCGCCGCCACGACCGCGTCGGCGCGCAGCACGCGCAGGGGCGTCTCGCGCGCAGGCTCGTCCTCG contains:
- a CDS encoding DUF1989 domain-containing protein, whose protein sequence is MPTLTLTDQQRELLDASVAAGEAADVAALVRLALAESTAGVVRRPLPVERGRARDWRRRVAFDAGDRRVERWRHRLEPGTGKAVEVRAGQILRIAQVEGNQCADLNAFSLDDYREVLHVGRTRTLHGIHPSQGDLLWSAPPRERAMMLVLTDTARLNDTLFPRCSANMYESMFGFAEHTNCADIQAEAQREYGLTPDDVHDSFNLFMGTRVNPDGTCEVVRQQTSPDDHVELLALMDLLVVPNVCGNDIFSTSNYALRPLDLLLFDAAASDLERVPPLREYATQRTPRDFLQPRIRTERTLSRDPGYVPRFPRTPVGLHRLEIDLDPHDTALFARLARTDLYGADDDAALRDLVLSWWVGSHA
- a CDS encoding YaeQ family protein yields the protein MAIGATIHTFDVQLADVDRGVYEDFSLRAARHPSETDAFMVTRVLAYCLEHEEGIAFGAGGIASTEEPAVLVRDLTGRVTAWIEVGAPDAQRLHFGSKLADRTAVYTHRDPAKLIASWEGKPIHRAADIVVRSFDPGFVDAVAAALARRNTLSVSVTEGQLYLELGGTTLASAIHEHRAG
- a CDS encoding GNAT family N-acetyltransferase, whose protein sequence is MGFLDVPVLQNDPALQTTPVRLEPLSRGHHDDLVAAVSDGELWRAWFTHVPSPDAMAAAIEAKLAQHRAGTTAPWAIVDPRTDRAVGMTTYLNIDAAHRRLEIGSTWIARSAQGTGINPAAKLLLLRRAFDDLGCIAVEFRTHWHNRQSRAAIAKLGAKQDGVLRNHRILDNGTVRDTVVFSIIDREWPTVRLALTERLRA
- a CDS encoding polynucleotide kinase-phosphatase → MTVLDVPALSLVVLVGTSGSGKSTFAREHFGPYETLSSDVFRGLVGGDESDQSVTAAAFDALLYVAGKRLDAGLLTVVDATSVQPAARRALVDLAKAHDVLPVAIVFDLPEALSIARNAERTDRTIPASVVKRQGDQLRRGLRHLGREGFRRVHVLRTPDDVASATIERTRLLNDRRDERGPFDVVGDVHGCRSELETLLERLGYTLARDAHGRPVDAAHPEGRRVVFVGDLVDRGPDVVGVLRLAMGMVAAGHALAVPGNHEAKLVRALRGGRGGGTGGKVTISHGLGETLAQLAGESEEFREEVAAFCYDLVSHLVLDDGRLVVAHAGLKEQYHGRASGRVRAFALYGETTGETDEFGLPVRYPWAQDYRGEAVVLYGHTPVPTVEWVNNTACLDTGCVFGGALSAMRYPEREVVSVPAERVWYEPIRPLAVAEGAPQREPGVLNLSDVQGRLLVETGIHGRIGVREEQSAGGLETMSRWATDPRWLVYLPPTMSPPNASARDGYLEHPDEAFRSFREQGVTDVICEEKHMGSRAVVLVSRNPGRFGAPEGWRGVVHTRTGRPFFAPDVEAAFLERMDAALEGSGIWAELDADWAVLDGEILPWSLKAGDLVRDLYASVAAAGIAATTAARDALARAAASGIDVSALRDRTDARADNVTRFRDAYRRYVGPEGEVRFAPFQVLAAGDATFEERDHGWHLALADRLVAAAPDLIAPTARLRVSLAGAAAGVPGDAAGAAVVEGAGTRASGASGASVVEGAAVGASSTEDAAVGASSTECVGEAAAVEWWERLTARGGEGMVVKPFAGLVRTEKGLAQPGIKVRGREYLRIVYGPDYTDAANLVRLRDRDTGRKRALAAREYALGLEALRRFVAREPLWRVHEAVFGVLALESDAIDPRL